One Aegilops tauschii subsp. strangulata cultivar AL8/78 chromosome 7, Aet v6.0, whole genome shotgun sequence genomic window carries:
- the LOC109755944 gene encoding uncharacterized protein isoform X1: MAREGVGAAMAPAAAEVRYGIVGVGMMGREHLHNLAHLAGEVEREQSVRVCVTCLADPHPESLLLGLRLAAELGLPPPQTFSGHRELLDSGLCDAVVVSSPNMTHSEILMDIIGYAKPHHVLVEKPLCTTVQDCEKVIEAAKHRPDILVQVGLEYRYMPPVAKLIDIVKSGTLGQVRMVAIREHRFPFLVKVKNWNRFNYNSGGTLVEKCCHFFDLIRLFADANPVRVMASGAIDVNHKDEVYDGKVPDIIDNAYVIVEFDNGCRGMLDLCMFAEGSKNEQEISVVGDTGKGEAFVPEGVVRVGKRAGGRDGVVTVKAEDERIKYQGLHHGSSYLEHLNFLSAIRAQGACSPAISLDDGLLSVAIGVAGQLSIEKGRFVTIEEVLSS, encoded by the exons ATGGCGCGAGAGGGAGTAGGGGCAGCCATGGCGCCCGCAGCGGCGGAAGTGAGGTACGGGATAGTTGGGGTCGGGATGATGGGGAGGGAGCACCTCCACAACCTCGCCCACCTCGCCGGAGAAGTCGAGCGGGAGCAGTCCGTCCGCGTCTGCGTCACCTGCCTCGCCGACCCCCACCCGGAGTCCCTcctccttggcctccgcctcgcTGCGGAGCTTGGCCTGCCACCTCCCCAG ACATTTTCAGGTCACCGCGAGTTGCTGGACAGCGGGCTCTGTGACGCCGTTGTTGTGTCGTCGCCAAACATGACACACTCTGAGATACTCATGGACATCATTGGTTATGCCAAGCCGCACCATGTTCTTGTTGAGAAGCCTCTGTGCACCACTGTACAGGACTGCGAGAAG GTCATAGAGGCTGCCAAACATAGGCCAGACATACTTGTGCAAGTCGGATTAGAATACCGGTATATGCCGCCGGTGGCTAAGCTGATAGATATTGTTAAAAGTGGCACACTAGGGCAGGTCAGAATGGTGGCTATCCGTGAACACCGGTTTCCTTTCCTTGTTAAG GTGAAAAACTGGAATAGGTTTAATTACAACAGTGGGGGAACTCTGGTTGAGAAGTGCTGCCACTTTTTTGATTTGATAAGATTGTTTGCAGATGCGAACCCTGTTCGTGTGATGGCCTCTGGAGCTATTGATGTTAACCATAAGGATGAGGTTTATGATGGAAAG GTACCAGATATAATTGATAATGCATATGTGATCGTAGAATTCGATAATGGCTGTCGTGGCATGCTTGATCTCTGCATGTTTGCTGAAGGCAGTAAAAATGAGCAGGAAATTTCTGTTGTTGGTGACACTGGAAAG GGCGAGGCTTTTGTTCCAGAGGGCGTTGTGAGGGTTGGAAAGCGAGCAGGAGGCAGAGATGGAGTTGTAACGGTAAAGGCCGAAGATGAACGAATCAA GTACCAGGGGCTTCACCATGGATCTAGCTACTTGGAGCACCTGAATTTCCTGTCTGCCATCAGGGCACAAGGTGCATGTAGCCCAGCTATCAGCTTGGATGACGGCTTACTATCTGTTGCAATTGGTGTGGCTGGCCAATTGTCGATCGAGAAAGGCCGTTTCGTCACCATTGAGGAGGTGCTATCAAGCTGA
- the LOC109755949 gene encoding uncharacterized protein, with product MVGLSEGEKHFIRGGIAQDLRADGRRRLQFRALTVETGIIPQANGSARVRMGATEVIASVKAELGKPTILHPDKGKVSIYVDCSPTAAPMFEGRGSEELSAELSVGLQRCLLGGKSGAGAAIDLSSLIVVEGKACWDLYIDGLVVSSDGNLLDALAAAIKVALSDTGIPKVNVSLNNETDGEPEVDISDEEFLQFDTSGVPVIITLTKVGKHYIVDATSEEESQMSSAVSVSVNSHGQICGLTKRGGAGLDPSVIFDMISVAKNVSQRFYTLLESAFAAAEAVADE from the exons ATGGTGGGGCTCTCGGAGGGGGAGAAGCACTTCATCCGCGGCGGCATCGCGCAGGACCTCCGGGCCGACGGCCGCAGGCGGCTGCAGTTCCGGGCCCTCACCGTCGAGACAGGAATCATCCCTCAG GCCAACGGCTCGGCGCGTGTTAGGATGGGTGCGACCGAAGTCATCGCCAGCGTCAAG GCTGAGTTGGGGAAACCAACCATTCTTCATCCCGACAAAGGAAAAGTTTCCATTTATGTTGATTGTAGTCCAACTGCTGCGCCTATGTTTGAG GGTAGAGGTTCGGAAGAATTGTCTGCTGAGCTCTCTGTTGGGCTGCAAAGATGTTTACTGGGTGGTAAAAGTGGTGCAG GGGCTGCAATCGATTTATCGTCTCTGATTGTTGTTGAGGGAAAAGCCTGCTGGGATCTGTACATTGATGGACTTGTGGTCAGTTCTGATGGTAATTTGCTTGATGCACTGGCGGCTGCGATAAAG GTAGCTTTGAGTGATACAGGTATACCAAAAGTTAATGTTTCTCTTAATAATGAAACGGATGGGGAGCCTGAGGTTGATATCAGTGATGAAGAATTTTTGCAATTCGACACTTCTGGTGTGCCTGTCATAATTACATTGACCAAG GTTGGTAAGCACTACATTGTTGATGCCACCTCGGAGGAGGAATCGCAGATGAGTTCTGCGGTTTCCGTTTCAGTCAACAGCCATGGCCAGATATGTGGGTTAACCAAGAGGGGAGGCGCAGGGTTGGATCCAAGCGTCATTTTTGATATGATATCCGTGGCCAAGAATGTAAGCCAACGGTTCTATACTCTACTGGAATCAGCATTCGCAGCTGCTGAAGCAGTAGCGGATGAGTAG
- the LOC109755944 gene encoding uncharacterized protein isoform X2, which produces MTHSEILMDIIGYAKPHHVLVEKPLCTTVQDCEKVIEAAKHRPDILVQVGLEYRYMPPVAKLIDIVKSGTLGQVRMVAIREHRFPFLVKVKNWNRFNYNSGGTLVEKCCHFFDLIRLFADANPVRVMASGAIDVNHKDEVYDGKVPDIIDNAYVIVEFDNGCRGMLDLCMFAEGSKNEQEISVVGDTGKGEAFVPEGVVRVGKRAGGRDGVVTVKAEDERIKYQGLHHGSSYLEHLNFLSAIRAQGACSPAISLDDGLLSVAIGVAGQLSIEKGRFVTIEEVLSS; this is translated from the exons ATGACACACTCTGAGATACTCATGGACATCATTGGTTATGCCAAGCCGCACCATGTTCTTGTTGAGAAGCCTCTGTGCACCACTGTACAGGACTGCGAGAAG GTCATAGAGGCTGCCAAACATAGGCCAGACATACTTGTGCAAGTCGGATTAGAATACCGGTATATGCCGCCGGTGGCTAAGCTGATAGATATTGTTAAAAGTGGCACACTAGGGCAGGTCAGAATGGTGGCTATCCGTGAACACCGGTTTCCTTTCCTTGTTAAG GTGAAAAACTGGAATAGGTTTAATTACAACAGTGGGGGAACTCTGGTTGAGAAGTGCTGCCACTTTTTTGATTTGATAAGATTGTTTGCAGATGCGAACCCTGTTCGTGTGATGGCCTCTGGAGCTATTGATGTTAACCATAAGGATGAGGTTTATGATGGAAAG GTACCAGATATAATTGATAATGCATATGTGATCGTAGAATTCGATAATGGCTGTCGTGGCATGCTTGATCTCTGCATGTTTGCTGAAGGCAGTAAAAATGAGCAGGAAATTTCTGTTGTTGGTGACACTGGAAAG GGCGAGGCTTTTGTTCCAGAGGGCGTTGTGAGGGTTGGAAAGCGAGCAGGAGGCAGAGATGGAGTTGTAACGGTAAAGGCCGAAGATGAACGAATCAA GTACCAGGGGCTTCACCATGGATCTAGCTACTTGGAGCACCTGAATTTCCTGTCTGCCATCAGGGCACAAGGTGCATGTAGCCCAGCTATCAGCTTGGATGACGGCTTACTATCTGTTGCAATTGGTGTGGCTGGCCAATTGTCGATCGAGAAAGGCCGTTTCGTCACCATTGAGGAGGTGCTATCAAGCTGA